Proteins co-encoded in one Polynucleobacter sp. MG-6-Vaara-E2 genomic window:
- a CDS encoding ABC transporter permease — MKNASNKALSKPTLEYGSGFPTLLLKEVKRFYKVAFQTVAAPVLTAVLYLMIFGHVLEGREVYGRLSYTAFLIPGLVMMSVLQNAFANTSSSLIQSKVTGNLVFVLLAPLSHFEFYAAYILAAVFRGIVVGLGVFLITIFFGLPSLEYPLWILTFAFLGAAILGSLGLIAGIWADKFDQLAAFQNFIIMPATMLSGVFYSIHSLPPAWQVVSHFNPFFYMIDGFRYGFFGVSDVSPWSSLGIVLCFFVGVSAIALRLLKKGYKLRH; from the coding sequence TAAGCAAGCCTACTCTTGAATATGGCAGTGGCTTTCCAACCCTCTTACTGAAAGAAGTAAAGCGTTTTTATAAGGTGGCGTTTCAGACTGTAGCGGCACCAGTATTAACCGCAGTGCTTTACCTCATGATTTTTGGTCATGTGCTAGAGGGCCGGGAAGTGTATGGGCGCCTAAGCTATACCGCCTTCTTAATTCCAGGTTTAGTCATGATGAGCGTTTTGCAAAATGCATTTGCCAATACCTCTTCATCACTCATTCAGTCAAAAGTGACTGGTAATTTGGTATTTGTATTGCTTGCTCCTTTGAGTCATTTTGAGTTTTATGCAGCATATATTTTGGCTGCGGTATTTCGTGGAATTGTTGTTGGCCTAGGCGTGTTTCTCATTACTATTTTCTTTGGGCTGCCTTCATTGGAATACCCTTTGTGGATTTTGACGTTTGCTTTTCTAGGTGCTGCCATTTTGGGAAGTCTTGGCTTGATTGCGGGAATTTGGGCTGATAAGTTCGACCAATTAGCTGCTTTTCAAAACTTCATCATCATGCCTGCCACTATGTTGTCAGGCGTTTTTTACTCCATTCATTCCCTGCCGCCGGCCTGGCAGGTGGTATCTCATTTCAACCCATTCTTTTACATGATTGACGGCTTCCGTTATGGATTCTTCGGGGTCTCTGACGTATCTCCGTGGAGCAGTCTCGGGATTGTCTTGTGCTTCTTTGTGGGGGTTTCAGCGATAGCTTTGCGCTTGCTAAAAAAGGGCTATAAGCTCCGGCATTAA
- a CDS encoding BolA family protein gives MLPTPEQIEGYIKNGIHCTHIQVEGDGQHFFATIVSPEFEGKRLVQRHQLVYGAMGDRMKAEVHALSIKAFTPEEFAQNSTS, from the coding sequence ATGCTGCCAACCCCCGAGCAAATTGAGGGCTATATCAAAAATGGTATTCACTGCACTCATATTCAAGTTGAGGGCGATGGACAGCATTTTTTCGCAACCATTGTTAGCCCAGAGTTTGAGGGCAAACGTTTAGTGCAACGTCATCAATTGGTATATGGTGCGATGGGCGACCGTATGAAGGCTGAAGTACATGCGTTATCAATTAAGGCTTTCACACCCGAAGAGTTTGCACAGAACTCCACTTCTTAA
- the murA gene encoding UDP-N-acetylglucosamine 1-carboxyvinyltransferase — translation MDKLRMVGGTPLKGEVKIAGAKNAALPILCACLLTDQPVVLRNLPDLQDVRTMLKLLQEIGVVVTYPNAGDRNHVVLNAAVIKSSEATYEMVKTMRASILVLGPLLARMHSAKVSLPGGCAIGARPVDQHIKGLKAMGANIKIKSGYIQAETKPQTDRLKGASILTDMITVTGTENLLMAATLATGTTILENAAREPEVGDLAELLVKMGAKISGIGSDRLVIEGVEKLHGAEHSVIPDRIEAGTFLCAVAAAGGEVLVNHCRPDTLDAVMAKLKEAGLQMEVGSDWIKASMQTRPKAVSFRTSEYPAFPTDMQAQLMAVNAVASGSSTITETIFENRFMHVQELNRLGADIAIEGNTAIAQGVEKLSGAIVMATDLRASASLVIAGLAAQGETQVDRIYHLDRGYDRMEQKLTLLGANIERVK, via the coding sequence ATGGATAAATTAAGAATGGTTGGTGGAACTCCACTTAAGGGTGAGGTCAAGATAGCCGGAGCCAAAAATGCTGCTTTACCAATTCTGTGTGCCTGTCTACTAACCGATCAACCAGTAGTGTTGCGTAATCTTCCAGATCTACAAGATGTGCGCACCATGCTTAAGCTTTTACAAGAGATTGGTGTGGTAGTGACTTATCCGAATGCTGGAGATCGCAATCATGTAGTGCTTAATGCCGCAGTGATCAAGAGCTCAGAGGCAACCTACGAGATGGTCAAGACCATGCGCGCTTCTATTTTGGTGCTCGGTCCACTTCTTGCGAGAATGCATAGTGCTAAGGTTTCATTGCCTGGTGGTTGCGCAATTGGAGCTCGTCCAGTTGACCAACATATAAAAGGCTTAAAGGCCATGGGCGCAAACATCAAGATTAAGAGTGGCTATATTCAGGCAGAGACAAAGCCTCAAACTGATCGCCTTAAAGGTGCTTCGATTTTGACTGACATGATCACCGTCACTGGCACGGAGAATTTATTGATGGCGGCAACTTTAGCTACCGGCACAACTATTTTGGAAAATGCCGCGCGTGAGCCAGAGGTTGGTGACTTAGCTGAATTACTCGTCAAGATGGGTGCAAAGATTTCAGGCATTGGCAGCGATCGTTTAGTGATTGAAGGTGTTGAAAAATTACATGGCGCTGAGCACTCTGTAATTCCGGATCGGATTGAGGCGGGTACTTTCCTGTGTGCAGTCGCTGCGGCTGGTGGCGAAGTTCTGGTAAATCACTGTCGTCCTGATACGCTTGATGCTGTGATGGCGAAGCTCAAAGAAGCTGGTCTTCAAATGGAAGTGGGGTCTGATTGGATTAAAGCTTCCATGCAGACTCGTCCTAAAGCAGTGAGTTTTCGTACTTCTGAGTACCCCGCATTTCCAACAGATATGCAGGCGCAACTCATGGCGGTAAACGCGGTAGCTAGTGGTAGCTCTACAATTACAGAAACGATTTTTGAGAACCGCTTTATGCACGTTCAAGAACTCAATCGCTTGGGCGCTGACATTGCAATTGAGGGCAATACTGCAATTGCGCAGGGTGTGGAAAAGCTCTCTGGAGCTATTGTGATGGCTACGGATCTGCGTGCTTCAGCCAGCCTGGTCATCGCTGGACTGGCCGCTCAGGGTGAAACCCAGGTAGATCGTATTTACCATTTAGATCGTGGATATGACCGCATGGAGCAGAAGTTGACGCTGTTAGGCGCCAACATTGAGCGCGTCAAGTAA
- the hisG gene encoding ATP phosphoribosyltransferase, whose translation MKLTLALSKGRIFEETAQILSKVGIVPKEDPEKSRKLIIETSNPDVRLIIVRASDVPTYVQFGGADFGVAGLDVLMEKGTDGLYVPFDLNIAKCRMSVAVRDGFDYASAVKQGSRLKVATKYVNCARDHFANKGVHIDTIQLYGSMELAPLVGLADAIVDLVSTGNTLKANGLVEVEPIADISARLVVNQASYKRKRAQLQPIFDLLS comes from the coding sequence ATGAAATTGACTTTAGCCCTGTCCAAGGGCCGCATCTTCGAAGAGACTGCCCAGATCTTATCTAAGGTTGGTATTGTGCCGAAAGAAGATCCTGAGAAGTCCCGCAAACTCATTATCGAGACATCCAATCCGGATGTACGTTTGATTATTGTGCGCGCCTCTGATGTGCCAACTTATGTTCAATTTGGTGGCGCTGATTTTGGCGTAGCGGGTTTAGATGTATTGATGGAAAAAGGTACTGATGGTTTATATGTTCCTTTTGATCTGAATATTGCTAAGTGCCGTATGTCAGTTGCAGTGCGCGATGGGTTTGATTACGCTAGCGCAGTTAAGCAAGGCTCACGCTTAAAAGTTGCAACAAAGTATGTCAACTGCGCACGCGATCACTTTGCTAACAAAGGCGTGCATATTGATACGATTCAGCTCTATGGCTCTATGGAACTTGCTCCCTTGGTAGGTTTAGCGGATGCCATTGTGGATTTAGTTTCCACTGGTAATACTCTCAAAGCCAATGGCTTGGTAGAGGTTGAGCCTATTGCCGATATCAGCGCACGTTTGGTGGTGAATCAAGCTTCGTATAAACGCAAGCGTGCTCAGCTACAACCCATTTTTGATTTATTGAGTTAA